The genomic stretch AGTTCATAGGATTTTACACTCAATTTTATATTTGTACACTCAAAACACCCTTTAAGGTGGTTTGAAAGAAATTGTAGCAAATCATGGAATCATgcagtttggaagggaccttcggagcttatctagtccaacctcccactCAAAGCAGAGGGAACATTGAATGTAAATCAGGTTACTTAGGGCTTTCACCAGTCAGGTCTTGACATCCTCCAAGGACAGATTCCACAACCTTGTCAGTGTATTCTAATACTTAATTGTTCtcatagtgttttttttcctgtatatcCGGTTGGAACCTTCCATGTGTCACTCTATGACCATCATCTCTCACTCTCCTGCTGTGCACCTCAGTAAAGAGCATGGCTCTGCCTTGTCAGTAACCTCCTCGTAAGTATTGGGGGGCTGCTTAGGTTCCCTTAATGCCTTGTCTTCTTTGGTTAAACAAGTCCCGTTTCCTTATAGGGCAAATGCTCCTGCCCCTGACCGTCTTGGTGGCCCCCCATCAGACACACACAAGCTTATCAACGTCTTTCTAACATAGGCAGGTGGGGGGGACAGGTAGACAAACTTAGAAACTGGGTTCCAGGTGCAGTCTGAtgagtgctgaatagaggggaatgATCACTTTGCTTGATCTACTGACTATGGTCCTGTTAACACAGCCCAGGACACTGTTCACCTTCATTGCTCCCGGGGCATGGTGCTGACTCCTCTGTACCCTGCTGCTCACCAGGTCCCTTCCAGGAGGGTTGCTCCCGGCCAGTGAGGCCCCAGCCTGTACGGTGCAGGGGTTTAGTCTGTCCGAGGTGCGGGATTTGCATTTGTCATTGTTGAATGTCATGagattcctgttggcccattcctctagcctgtctaggtccctccGAGTGGCAGCCCATAGAGAGTTGAACATATGATAGCTGTAAAATCTGCTTCCCACCTCCACTTTCCCACACAGACCCCctcaaaaaaacaaagcaagctaacAAAAACCCCAAGAGCAAAAGGGGTACTTATATTTAAGGCCTTTAGTGGGTTAAGTACGTTTGCAGCAACTTACAGGATGGCCTAGATGGCCCTGAAATGAGCTATTGAAACAATGGCAATCCATATGTCTTGAAACATAAAGAGATAAGGCAGTATGATTGTATAGACCTGTATAATTCAGTAGGAGTCCAGGTCTGTTCAAACTGACTAAAACAGACCGCGTTTAGACATTGAAACTCTGCAAGTCTACataaaagcagaaagttttagaaacaaaatatacCTATATAAAGGAATATATGAACTGAAAATCTGGGTAAATAAGCCCATaagatgcattttttaaagttttgtgcTTTCACAAGAgatgggactagatgacctccagagattttttccagtttaaatttcTCAGTGATTTTGTGAAATGCATTTGGCCCTTTGGCACTGAAAGATAAAATACCGCATCAATATTTATACCTTGACAATGTAAATTTTCTCTAAAATCACATATCAGATTTAGAATTTGAAGAGCTGATAATCAAATGTCCTCCATCTTCAGTATGAGATATAGCTAAAGCATATTTTCTCACTGCTTCCATCAGCTATAGATAATATTCTGCTGTCACCTCTCTGCTATGATACCCCTTTATAACCCCCTCATATTTATGTTGGTTTTCCTGCTTAATGTTTTGTAAGCCTCACAGCAACTTGTTACATTTATTTAGTTTAGTTTACTTCTACGGGGTTTGGATgatcaatattattattattattattattactactacacATTTCTGATCATAGACAGTATTCTGCTTCCTTCAGCCTTTTAAAGTTGTAAGGAAGTGTTTCATCTTCAGGCATGAAGGAGCAAAAACAAATCTTTTATCATTAAGGTCAGTGAAACTAGGTTTGTTTCCATCTCCATGACTGAATGAAACCCTGACTCTTTGATGACAATGAGACTTCTGCTACCAAGTAAAATGATTCTGTAATTTCACTGTCTTATTTCCATAATATTACTATTTTGCTAGGAAAAGAAAAGTCTCTTACCTTTCTGCTGTTCTTGAAAATAATACTTTGATTTTCACGGTGTATTTCCAGAGGTTTCTCAACTGTTATTTGCCATTAATTTTGTGTTTAGTATTCTAGCATTACACATAAATAATCAAGTTTACCTTATTCAGGATAATTTAACTTACCATTCAATCCTGTGTTTTTAGGGAAGGACAATCTGCCTCTTTTATTCATGCATGTAGCGTGTCCCCTCTCTTTGAGGGATTACAGACGCTGCCTTATTGGCCAGATTTTTCTCCTGCTTAATATACTGAATAGACCATCCAATCCCTCTCCTTCAAAACATTTCTAGATGGTGATTTAGAGAAGCATTCTAGCTTTTTAACTATTAACCAGCAAATGTACCTATCCATTACAATTACTGGGTTTATGGTATTGCAAAATTTCTAAGGAGGCCTGAAAATACTTTTGTTATCTCCGTTTCCCTCCCAGCTATGCCTGATTCTGTGCACGGATCATGATCTCTCTATTTTTCAGTTCTGCATCTATAGTGACGGAGATAACAAGAGTTCAGGCTTCTGCTCAGCGCATTTTATGCAGAAGAGATTCCAATGAAGTCAGCAGGATCAGTCATTGGGGGGTCCCCTTGTCCTACATGCATTTTTGAACCATTTGCTCCTAACGCCATTCAAAGTTTTACTCTGTATATTTAAGGAAAACCTTTGAAAAATTATGTTCTGTGTTTCTTTCTGGGAAGGCCGACTCCCTTGTCTTTTAGGGGTGTAGAGAAGGGCAGGAAATGTTGAAGATTTGTAATCATAAGGGAATTTGGTAATTGTTTCCAGCAATAGATTGGGTCAAGAACAAAGGTAGTAAGACAGTATTTGGGTTCTTTGGGTAtgtttgctgtgtttgctgtgtaGTTTAGAGATAACTGAACTATATTTAACCCAGATAACTTAAGTACCTTCAGCACTCTAACCTGACGGCACAGAGCTCAGCTGTGCTGATTAGGTGTACGTAAAAAGAATGACAGTGTCAGGTCTCTGCAGTGGATGATCCTATCCAGCAATAACAGATCACATGAATCAGTGTATTGATATCTGCCTTTGATTTTGTGGTTAAATTAATGAGGATAATGCAATATACTGAATCTCTGAGGGTCtggcattttttcttttgcagaatctGAAGCAGTTTAAAAACTCTTACATTCACAGAATTGTTTATGTTTTATAATTCAAGTGACCAGTGTAGATTAGTGTTGGCTGTTCCTCTCATATTCTTCAGAGAGGAGAATCATGTCCTTCCCTGTACAATAACGTATTTCATGTTCCAAATCCACTTGAGATCTGCTATTGCACTGGCTGCCTCTGCCTAGTATATAGGGCAAAAGGGACAttatgtatttttcagaataCATGCAAAAGAAACCAACTGCTGTAACTGATCTCCTTGTCTTTGCTTCTCATTGCAAACAGAGCTGTTTAGCAAAAGTGACAGTGCTTAACATTCTGATGCCAACCTTCTTAAAAATGGAATTGAATTTCTGTCAAGTACTGTCACACTTGCTAACCAGCTGTGTATATGAGGGTGACCTTGAATACCCAGATTTGAGTCTCTGCTTTCGCTGTTAGTTCTTCTGCACTGATAGGATCTCCTAAGACCAATTCTTCAGTTTGACAGTCCAGATCATACACTGTGCACAGTTGTAGGAGCACAAACAGAATAACCAACTGTGGAGAAGGGCTGGAGAGTATAGAGATCTCCAGTCAGCTGTGGACCCCTGTCCCTTTCGGGGGCTGGGTACAAATGGGTATGCAGCATGACTGTCTCTGCTTTGGCTTTGCCCAGCTGGTGTAATTACTGCTGGGAGCTTTTAACCAGACAGTTTAAGTTCCAGTTTAAACTGAATCATGTTCTGTAACCAAGTGGAGTAAAAAATTGGCATGCCTGACCAACTCAGCTAGACTGCAAGATTGGTTacctaatatttacttttctctttcaccTAAAATATTTAACGATATGGGAGGCACTGGTGGACTGGAACTGTGGTGGTGTTGGTTCAGACTGGGGTTCTGAGCAGgtaatatattttgtattgctgAATGTTTGTAATGATGTTTGTTTCCCTTCCACTAATTCTGACTTTCTGTTGCTGTAGAGTAGGAAAAGGGAGGCCTCTCAAAAAAATACTCTGATGTGAGCAGGAACAAATAGAACGGCGCACAGTTTGCAGAGGACCACATAAAGTTTCACACAGGAGAAGCAACATACACTTTCCTTATAAACGCAGTCAGTTGTACAGCACCTGCTCTTCTTGGAAGGTGAGAGGTGAGTTAGCAAGTGATGTGATCTTTAGCTTTCCTGTTAGTTCCTTATTATTGGTAGTGCGTGGACCAACCCTTGTTACTCTCATCTCAGCAACATGGACACACACCTCTTGCAGGCACCTCCTCTGAGCCACAACCATTTGTTTTCCTCCACTTTTGTATTCTCAGTATACAAGCACAGTCTCTGAGCTTCAGAAAATTGTGCAGATGAGGAGGGGAGGGAGTTACCACTTAAGCATTCACCATTCAAGAGCTTGTCTTTTGTCCTTCACCTTTCTCTCCAGCCTATCATGAGACACAGTAGAAATGAGATCCTTCTCTGAAAAGGCAGATATCATCTgattcttaaaatactttttggcCACGATAACTTTGTAGTGAATTGTTTATTGTAGCATTTCTTTGTTGTTAACCATTTCTTATCTGCCATTCCACTGTTCCTCAAATAAAAGCAACATGAAGTGCCTTTTGAGTTtgcaacaaatatttatttaacaaaatggATGCCACCAACATATCTCCAAAATGCAGGTATGTATAACAAATGTAACAACAGTTGGTTTCCAAAATGAAATCAACATCAAATTTAAGGCAGGATATTCTGTGAGTTTTCATGCAAGAGCATATTCAAATGTTCCTTTATCCAACCCCTCAACTTCATCTTCCCACGTAGAAGAAGGCATACTACTGTAGGGGTCTAGCAAGATTTTAAAGCATCTGATAATTAGAAGTCccaagaaaacacacaaaatccCCACAAAGGCAAAGCCAGTTTTTTGCTCTAAAGTCAGAGGGAAGGCAGACATTTCGTTGACACTCATGCTGGCTGAATTGTTGCTGCAGTAATTACTGTTCATCATTGGGCATCACATTCTGGTGACTCTGTGGGATTTTCACCTCTATTGCTTCTTTGCCTGCATGGAAAAGTAGAATCTTGGTTAGGTCTAAATGGGGTGTGTATATCTGAGCTGTAGCATATGaacatttggaaatgaaaatcaGCTTGGATTTTAGTAGTGTCCTGttgttttttcacatttaaattaatGTGATTAAATTGCAACTTTTAGCCTCTACACACTATCCACTTACTGGCCTCTGTTATGAGACAGCAAACTCACAGTTTTCTGGCTTTCTACTTCCTCAAAACAGAGCAATTTCAGCACATGGCTGCTGCAAAGCGTGTTTTGTCAGACTGGGCACAAGCCTACAGATTCTGATTAGGCAATAGTCACCAAGGTCTCCACCTGGAAAAACCAGTATGTTTTCTGAAATGGCTTTACATCGCAGTCCTTAAACTAGTTAAACTCGCATTGACCTCAAAGGCAGTTCCAGCCAAATAACATGGATTTTGCTCATGTAATTTAGCttataaatctaaataaatagATCCAACTTGTAAAATATAGCATTGTGTGTGCAATTTTAGTGAAGTCTTGGGctctattttcagaaaaatgctgtgTGCATTTTGAGCTTGTAAGAAAGTAAGCATATTGGTAAAATTGCCCCTTCGCCTTCCTCTATACATGTCCACTCTTGTATATGAGGAGAGATTGGTGGGAgaagagataatagaattaaatTGCCTTCCCCTAAATCTTgctctcttttgtttcttctcgTTAAGTCTTCCccattaaatacatacatattctgCCATTTTTACAGGTATAGTAAACGCCAGGTATGAACATGCTCCTCATGGAGCTCAGGGGACTGACCCTGATGTGTGTCCTATGGAGGCAGGATGCTTGAGCATCTCCATCTCACCATTGCCACCAGGAGAGCTCTGTGTGTTTCCAGCCAGGAGAGacttttatctttctctttttaaggagATCTTATGTATAGATTTTAGTTGGGGGTGggaattgttttgctttgttttgggttttccaTCAGATATTGAAATCACATCTTTCGTTTTTTCTCTATAGACAGCAGGAGAATTGGAAGGACTGGGACATCAGAAGTGCCAAAGGACAAAGGCATTTTTATTCTAAGGTTGGAGCTTGAGGTTTTTTGGCTATTGTTAACACCTATTTAACTAATATGCCTCAGGGGAAAACTCTTTTTGTTAACAATTCAACCGTCTTTCCCCCCAGGGAATTCCCAGTATCCATTTATTTCTTGGCAGAGTAATTAGGCCACTCGGAGCTCTGGGCTGCCATGGCTACACTGCTTCAGGTACCTGTGCTGCTAGCCAGTTTAAAGGGAGCTCCAGTATCTCTACTCTGTACTGCAGTCATGGCTGAAACTAGCCATATCCTGAGTCAGCCTACAattaataacaacagaaaaagtaaaaataagattTGGTATTCCTGAGAAGACAGAAATGGACAGAACTTTCATCTTGTTTGGTGTCTCCTTTCTCACATCAAAATCTGTGGGATTTTTGAATATTATCCTAAAGaatgaagattttaaaacaagtattAAAAGGGCAAGGCACAAGTCTGTCTTTTTGCGATAACCCTTAATATAGTAGGTATTAAATAATGTGGTTTTCTATTACAGTCTTTACACATTTGCCAGAGCATAACAACCAACGGTCTGTTTATTCCATAGAGCTGTGTGAGATCCTTCCTTGCTTTGAATGATATTCTGTTCTTTGGGTCATGCTGTTTTAATTCCTGTTAAGTTGGAGAAAAGATCCAGATATAGCCTATGTGAATTAGAAGTAATGTCAACAACaatcaatatttattttctgaaaatatatcaCAGATAAAGCCCACCTGCTGTACGGATTTTCATTGGGCATACTTCCAATTTTTCCATTAAGTTTGACcttatgtaggaaaaaaataaatcacagaaagtTCAATATCACAAATTTATGTCACAAATCAGTTGATTTGAACAAGAgccagtcaagaaaaaaaattaccttccagAAGTCCTAGGACACCGggttataaaaattaaattaaaggcttATATGGGAAAATGATAATGTAGACACTACCTGGGAAAGACAGATCCAAAAAACCTTACTGCTATCTTGGAAGACATGGAGAAAAATCTTAGGGATAGGCTGGCCATGGAGAACCCTGCATTTGAACTGAGCCCAGAGAAATATGAGTGTGTTTGAGGTAACATTTCTTCACCATAGAGAGTCATATTCCAAGAATATGACTTCCAGTCTTACTAATTTTGCAGGTTACACACTGGAattagtgggatttttttgtacATTATGTGCTTGTCAGGAGATGTTATGGGACAGATCTCTGTGCAAAGCTTGACTGACGCTGAAACATGGAGTGGTAAGAAATGGATATCTTAGTCTTATTTGGCAAGAGTTTGGCTGAAACAGCTGCATGAGAAAACAGTGGCATTTTGCTTGAGGGGGAATTGATCCTGGGAAACTCTAATATGCACCTTTGTGTTCTTCTCTTCCTTGTCCTGAATTTCAGAAATTGTAATTGAAGGCTTAAAGTTCACAGAACATTTTGCTCTAATTACGTATCCCCAAAACTGTGGTACCAAGACTGACCTTGACtgcctttttattgttttcacgTTTTAGTGCTGCATACAGGTTAGATGTCCTCTCCCAGTTAGTCAGATATCCTCTCATTTGCTGCAGTGTATGTGTCAAGTCGTGAGTCAGAAGACTGTGAATAGTAACTAACATGGCCTGGATCCAAAAATCCTTGAAGATAACCTTTAGGGCAGTATGATGGGGGCAGGCATTATATCAGTTTGAATCTGCAGAGTCATTTTGTAGGGGCTGGCCTCAGACTGATCTCTCTTGACTTTTTTTATAGGTCAGGACTCTACTCATCCTTTGATTCATTGCCCGTATGAAAACACTGGCATAAAGAAAGGCTCCTTAACATCCTGCTGTGAAATAAAAGGCCATTGGAGGCCCTTGTGAGGCCAGAAGAAACAGAGTCCTAGAGAAAATCGGAATGAGGACAATAGCTCAGCACATAGACCACTCAGGTAAGGAGAACAGAGGTATgaactaggggtgctggctgcacCTATGGAAGGTGAAGGGGAACACCATGGGCACTAAGTATTGTGAGGCAGTTGGAAGGAAGATGTTTAAATTCTTGTTCTAGCAGTATCACCCGCCCCACTCTGCCAATGTTTAGTGTGGACTGAAGATCCCAGGCCCAGCTCTTTAGTGGTTTGGGTGTCACTTTTTTCAGACCTAGCCTTCAGCCTCATGTTTTCAGAGATACTGAGAAGATTAAGAAAGTAGCCAGTGTTAAATAAAGACTTCCTCAATAATCTTCCTTGTATTTTGGGTTTCAGTCCTTCCCTCACAGAACCCcctagaggttttttttttaatggttcagTACTGGAAATGAGTACCTTTAATGTCTGCTCACACTGGGAGCATTCATTCTTTTGGCATGATTAAGCCTCAGGTGCCTGAAAACTCACTGCGTAAATGATAGCATGTAACAAAATGGACTAAATCAGTTGCCATCTGTTCTCCCCTTGGATGCCTGCAACCCAGCTGCTGGTTCATGGATCTGGTCATTCTGAAGGTACTTCAAATAGCTTCAGTCCCAGGCTTGTGTTAGCAAGTGACAGCAAACCTGACTTGAAAAGGTGTTGGTGTGGTTGAGGACATAAACAGGCATCCTCTGGGAGTTTCAGAAGCACCTCATTTGCACTTAACTATCTGGTCAAGGAAACTGAACTGTATTCCTGGAATGCTATTACAGGAATTGGTCATAGGAGGTGGTAGGGTGAAAGGATTAGCAATGGAGAAGACCTAATGAAATAGAAATCGGCATGAATTTGGAATTCTCCAAAGAGTCTGAGCTATCTGAGGTAACAACGCATGGCCAGAAATGCTGCAAAAACAGCTCTGTGACCACACAGACAACCTGTCATGCTCATGCGAACATTGCATGCCTGTATTCTCTAAATTGCTGGGGAGAAGACTGTCTCTTCAGGGTAAGGTTTCTAAGACAACATACAGGGAGGTGTAAGGTAGGAAGGCCAGGGCACGTATGCCCAGCAAATGAAGGCATGGCTAGCTGTTCTGCAAGGATAGCGAAGCCCCACAAAAACCGTCAGTGTTTTTGCAGCACGGTAACTCAGGGTGCAGGCAACACTTTTTCATGTAAATGGCATTCCCCTGCAAAGAAGCAGCAGCCGGGCAGTGACATTTCCAGCCTTCAGACAAGCTATGAATTGCAGAAATGAGATTTTATCCTTGGTAAATACACAAGGCTGGAGGCTCCATTGGACAAGAGCCCCTGTGCTGTGAATGCATATGTGGTCTAGATTTGGATAATATAGAGAGGCACGAAAATAAAACGTTCACTAGCATCATCCTTAACTTGTGAACGTGGAAGAGTGTTGCCTGCTTCCCCGGGGATGGAGGCTGCGAGAGACCGAGCACCTGCAAAGCAATTGTTGCTGTACGCTTGCATGCACAGCCTTCACTTTCACCGGCCCCGCTTCCCTGGGAGGGCAGATTTACGCGTTgaccctccctctgcccctcggcctgccgacccccccccccctccgcccagaGGTGCCTCTCGCCCGCAGGGAGgtgtgggccgggccgggccgggccgggccgggcggtgccGCAGTGTcagcccgccgcgcccccccgcccgccccggccgccgcgccgcccgcgctACGAACCCTTCGCCGCCGCACCCGCGCTGCCCATGGTGGCGGAGCGCGGAGCTTTCCGGGCCCGGTTCGCCAGCTGTCCGAAGCCCAGGCTGGAGCCCCGACGGCTCGCACGGCTCGAGTCCCGGGGGACAGGTCCCGGGCGGCGGGGACGGCTCGCCCGGGCTCCCCTCGCCGCCCAGCGATGCGGCCCCGCCGGGAGATGCTCAAACCGCcctaattaaaaaattaaacacgGCCACTGCTGctaccgcctcctcctcctccccgcccgcccccttcCATCGCTAGTCAGCCGCGCTCCTCTCTGACCCCCCTTTGCACGGATTAAACTGAGGAGCGTGGAAACTTCCCGCAAAGCGCTACGTGCGGCGCATCGGTaagggcccggccccgggccgctGTGGAGCCGTGCGGGAGCGGCCCTCCTCTCCGCTCGCCCGCCGCTCGGGCCGGCTAACGGGGCCTCACAGGCTGGGTGGTCCCTGCAGTGGCGGAGGACCGGGCTGCGGTTCCCGCGGGACCCGTGAGCCCCGGTaccggccggcggcgggccgcCGTGGCCGAGCAgcgcagccccgccggcggcgcaGGGCAGGACCTGTAGAGCCGCGCTGGGTGCAGCGGGGACATTGTGCTCGCCGTGAAACAGCCACCGTGCCATCAGCGAGCAGGGTCTTACACACTGATGCTGAGGTGCTTTGCGTGGTGAGCTAAAAGCCTCttgggctgcacctgcagtgcggCCTCAGGTCTTCCCAGTAGCTTTCATGGTGATAACGATTAAAGCATAGAACATGTGGCCACACACGGCTGGGAGCCACTTTTGGTGCGGAAGCCTAGACCTCGCTTTATATCCTTCCGTTAGCTATGTTTAGCTGATGCTGGTTGTATATTAGAGAGGCTTCTGTTTGCCCCAACAGCAGGTGTTTAAGGTGGATAAGGAAAGAGAATTTCTTTTCCCAAAGCTGGATCTATATATTGCACTAATAAAGagcaaatctgttttaaatgaTAGTGATTCCATATTTGTGTGCCATCCTGGTGAATACACCCCTGCAGAGATGCACGTGGGTCAGTGGAACAGGACTGTATCATAGTGCCATGCATCATGAGATTTTTGAAGGCTACTGTAAAGCTACTAGCAGAATTTGttctgtataaaataattttaaaactccACGTTTCTTGCTACATGCAATAACACTAGGATAGGTTAAACCTTTTTCTTCCTAATACAAGCTGGGAAAAGGGTTTTGCATTGCCTGCCATTTTAATACCAGATTCTTCTGCTGTGTCTACAGTGGGCTTCTAACCAGTGGGTAGTCCCAAAAAAATGCTTTCTCCTGCTAGTAGAACTAATGGTTAAACAAATGGTTAACTATGCACTCACTAATGGTTATTACTTTGATCTTCTAATGTTGTAGTGTCAGTCATGTGGTAAACAATGTCTGTTGCTGAAATTGGAATATTTGAAGTGCCTCTCATATTTAAAGATCCATGAACGCTTTATAAATAGGTTGTTTTAAATAGTATAAGATTGTACTTTCAGAACATATATATAAGGAGCCTCTTCTGTTCCTaaggagctctagttttcttttttagccCTGTCCCTGATTTACTTGGGGCGCCATGAAGGTCTTTCACTAGAGGGAAACAGCTATGGTTTGGGATTAGC from Calonectris borealis chromosome 11, bCalBor7.hap1.2, whole genome shotgun sequence encodes the following:
- the CTXN2 gene encoding cortexin-2, producing MMNSNYCSNNSASMSVNEMSAFPLTLEQKTGFAFVGILCVFLGLLIIRCFKILLDPYSSMPSSTWEDEVEGLDKGTFEYALA